The genome window AGTACGCAAATCGTTTACGACGTCACATGGCCAGCCTCACTCCGAAACCTGCAGCATGGCATAGCACGTCGCCCTTCTACGTGCCGCGAGATCTTCATTCCTGCTCCCACGTCTTCCTCCGTCGAGACCATGTACGACGTTCACTGGAACCACCGTACGCGGGGCCCTACAAGGTTCTACAGaggcatgaaaaatatttcacgatCGAGATACGGGGAAAGCCAAGCAACGTGTCAGTCGACCGCCTCAAACCAGCTTTCATAGCACGTGATGAGGCGCAGCATGAAATCACAAGAGCTGACACTACTAACACCAATACGATATCTGGGGCGAAAATAACGAGAAGCGGGCGTCGTGTAAAGTTCCCCGATTTTTATCGACCGTAGTCACGGTCTGGCCGGGGGGAacatgtggcggactaaaacctttataccttcctacctttttgtgtgtgtgttttattttatattttattaatttttctccgtcaaaaatgttctgacagattacaaatacctttacaatcttgctgaagcatttttattaaatacagtcctattcaggcctgcgtagtacgcttagatgctacacattaattaattaccGTTCCGAATAGTTAAGATACTTTTACgggaagaataaaataatacaaaaatgtactataaatgcattttttattgaaaaagcaTTGCAATTAAGGCCACATAcattaaatgcaaataaatatagattACGTTGATGTTGCAAATACTGTTCGTTATGACGTACATCAATTCATGAAGGTTTGTCTTCAGCCCTAACAGATGGAGGGACCCAACCGACGGGCAGACTTGTGCCTTCTCTGCTTATGTAGGTATCCCACTGCGATCTACAAATATAACAATCAATAGTCAATAGTTGTGAGTGTGTCATAATGACGTAAGATATTATTCTGAGAAATTATCATTTATTACTGGTGGAAATCAGcggtattttgatattttttatcaggTATTAGCGATGATTTTATCATTCGCGGCAAAAATGGACCCCAATGTAATGTATTATAGGCTATAGATAGGCTTTTGCTTTCGAAAGTTTTGTCTTTGAATTCAAATATTTCTCTTAATATTGTGGAGTGTTCATTTAATAaccatataattatttttatttctatgagTTGAAAGAACTTATGCTTCCCTCAATCTAACATGGAAAGAgcttttctttgtttctttacaatattagtatagatttacctGACAGCAACAAATTTATCAACATTGCCTTCAAAGTCAACTTGGGGCATTTTCCCTCCAAACAGTGTTTCCCGCCACTTAGCTAAGTTTGAGGCTACGTTCTGTTCAGCTTCAGCTTTCAGGGTATTTACTAGTGTCGAGTCTTCACTGAGCTGAGCACGAAGATCTGATTCCTCACGCTCGTAGAGTAACAGCTTTTTGGACCATAGAGATTTCAGTTTGTCTGTAAAGAGGAAAATGGTTTGGTTACTTACAGTGGGTTAAAAATTTTATTCGGTGCTGAATGCTTAAGGCACAAAATGGGAGGTCTCTTTTTCAAAGGGATAATTTTATGACTCTAATTCTGGCAACaagtaataatttattctgATGCCACAAAATCACGATCCTTATAGAAAACTTACTGattattacttaattaacaAATAGGACCTGAAGCAGAATTtggtaaatatttcaaaatatacttaCCAATGTGAGTATTGAAAGCAGCAGCCTCACTATCAGACACTATCTCCCCTCGTCCCAAAGCAGTGTTCTGTCTAGCTTTACGTAGTTTGAGCAGAGCATCCAGCTTGGTCAGGCATTTCTTAGCATCACTCTTCTTGCGGAGAACTTCTTTCAGTACTATGTCCGCTTGGAGCTTATTTTCTTCTTCCTGTAATGTTAAGATCAcatttttaatgttgtttttgaaaaaccAAAACATTAAGTCTTCTGGCAAATAAAGAACTTTGACTTAAggaattctttaaaataaataatgggaAGATAATGAGTGAACTAGAAGAAACACAATTTGTGTAAAAAGGGTTACAacttataaacaattaaaaaaaggttttgatCAACTTGTATTTTACCTGCTTAGCTTTGTTGATATCATCCTGAATTTTCTGCAAATTCTCATCAATCTTCCTAGATCTCTCTTTCAACTCTTTAATTCTTTCCtccttttcttttttcttctccATGTGGACTCTTTTCAATCGCAACCTTTTTGCTGATCTCTTGCCTAGAAGCTTCCGTAACATATCTAAGTGTGGACCATTGATAAGGGACATTGTTTTAgtaattgatgttttattttcttcaatctCCTTTATATGGGATCTCCATTCTTTGTCAGGTAAGGTGCTAATGTTTTCCGATAACATTCTCTCTTTATCTTTCAAGTAATTAAGAATGAGAAGCATTCTACGTATCTCTTCACGGACTTCAGATATTGACATAGGCTTGATACTGGCTTGTATTTGTTCACTCACAGGTACTCTGCTTTCAAAGGTTCTCAGAAACTCTTGATCAGCTTCTTCTCTTTTAGATGCTGGGGTCGAAGAAGGAATGAAGAATGGTGGTGGCTGTGGTGGAGGTGGCACAAAATATGGTGGGGGTCTTACAAAACGTGGCAAACTTTGGAATGTAGAATTATTTCcgcaaaaattattataaaaattaggaTTATATGACATGATTGTTGtagttttaaaagtta of Helicoverpa zea isolate HzStark_Cry1AcR chromosome 15, ilHelZeax1.1, whole genome shotgun sequence contains these proteins:
- the LOC124637087 gene encoding programmed cell death protein 7-like isoform X1, which gives rise to MSYNPNFYNNFCGNNSTFQSLPRFVRPPPYFVPPPPQPPPFFIPSSTPASKREEADQEFLRTFESRVPVSEQIQASIKPMSISEVREEIRRMLLILNYLKDKERMLSENISTLPDKEWRSHIKEIEENKTSITKTMSLINGPHLDMLRKLLGKRSAKRLRLKRVHMEKKKEKEERIKELKERSRKIDENLQKIQDDINKAKQEEENKLQADIVLKEVLRKKSDAKKCLTKLDALLKLRKARQNTALGRGEIVSDSEAAAFNTHIDKLKSLWSKKLLLYEREESDLRAQLSEDSTLVNTLKAEAEQNVASNLAKWRETLFGGKMPQVDFEGNVDKFVAVRSQWDTYISREGTSLPVGWVPPSVRAEDKPS